One window from the genome of Hyperolius riggenbachi isolate aHypRig1 chromosome 6, aHypRig1.pri, whole genome shotgun sequence encodes:
- the LOC137523006 gene encoding nicotinamide N-methyltransferase-like, whose product MLMRTNEKCIMEILKWQGDRTGAFCWGHAATHVVKLEGKSDDDSEAKELKLKEAITRVVKFDTDTESLADLIGGQQADCVISAWLLGMISENEEEYIWNLRKMIELLKPGGHLIILGITNASYYTCGEQKFHVFKYDENFAKKALVGEGMTILQCEATPRKSKSHLIDFDNVLFITACKQNKG is encoded by the exons ATGCTGATGAGGACCAATGAGAAATGCATCATGGAGATATTGAAATGGCAGGGTGATCGCACTGGAGCTTTCTGCTGGGGGCACGCAGCCACCCATGTTGTTAAATTAGAAGGAAAGAG TGATGATGACTCTGAGGCTAAGGAGTTGAAGCTTAAGGAGGCTATTACCCGGGTTGTGAAATTTGACACAGACACAGAATCTCTAGCGGATCTGATAGGAGGTCAACAGGCCGACTGCGTCATCTCAGCTTGGCTGCTGGGTATGATATCTGAAAATGAAGAGGAGTACATATGGAACCTAAGAAAGATGATAGAGCTTTTAAAACCAGGAGGACACCTGATCATACTTGGGATAACAAATGCCTCATATTACACATGTGGGGAGCAAAAATTCCATGTTTTCAAGTATGATGAAAATTTTGCAAAAAAGGCTCTTGTTGGAGAAGGAATGACGATCCTCCAATGTGAAGCTACCCCTAGAAAATCTAAGAGTCATTTAATTGATTTTGATAATGTCCTGTTCATCACAGCTTGCAAACAGAATAAGGGTTGA